A genomic stretch from Microtus pennsylvanicus isolate mMicPen1 chromosome 11, mMicPen1.hap1, whole genome shotgun sequence includes:
- the C11H17orf58 gene encoding UPF0450 protein C17orf58 homolog isoform X2, which translates to MTAQALWLLCLIIGWSPEAPVAERKAPPPHRKPGAQETPGPRAQPLPEFARRSRAADTGPRAWPDPRRRKPAPPADNRAGFRDAARAPAGLPGPRLVQAENRASPPEDAPRRARSRAPRPQASRAAGHAHPNRPRAAAQPSGTPQALPPGDAELETQSCARACSADADEHEAFCTSEFAVNGIVHDVDVLGAGLRLVTLLVDPDGLYKLSRLYITPDGFFFRVHILALDSSNCHKPCPEFKPGSRYIVMGHIYHKRRQLPSALLQVLRGRLRPGDGLLRGSSSYVKRFNRKREWQVRDASHARCI; encoded by the exons ATGACAGCTCAAGCCCTCTGGCTTCTCTGTTTGATCATCGGATGGTCCCCCGAAGCCCCGGTGGCGGAAAGAAAAG ccccaccgccgcacCGAAAGCCAGGCGCCCAGGAGACGCCGGGGCCGCGCGCGCAGCCGCTGCCCGAGTTCGCGCGCCGGTCGCGAGCCGCGGACACTGGCCCGCGCGCCTGGCCCGACCCCCGGCGCCGGAAGCCCGCGCCGCCCGCTGACAACCGCGCCGGCTTCCGGGATGCGGCGCGCGCGCCCGCAGGGCTCCCCGGCCCGCGCCTCGTCCAGGCGGAGAACCGAGCGTCCCCGCCCGAGGACGCCCCGCGGCGCGCGCGCTCTCGGGCCCCGCGGCCCCAGGCCTCGCGCGCCGCCGGCCACGCCCACCCGAACCGGCCGCGCGCCGCCGCGCAGCCCTCCGGGACCCCGCAGGCGCTGCCGCCCGGGGACGCCGAGCTGGAGACCCAGTCCTGCGCGCGCGCCTGCAGCGCGGACGCGGACGAGCACGAGGCCTTCTGCACCAGCGAGTTTG CCGTGAATGGAATCGTGCACGACGTGGACGTGCTGGGCGCGGGCCTGCGGCTGGTGACTCTACTGGTGGACCCCGACGGGCTGTACAAGTTGAGCCGCCTCTACATCACTCCCGACGGCTTTTTCTTCCGCGTGCACATACTAGCCCTGGACTCTTCCAATTGCCATAAGCCGTGTCCAGAATTTAAGCCTG GAAGCCGGTATATTGTGATGGGCCACATCTACCATAAGAGACGGCAGCTCCCTAGTGCTCTGCTCCAGGTCCTGAGAGGGCGCCTGCGTCCAGGAGACGGACTGCTCAGGGGTAGCAGCAGCTATGTCAAAAGATTTAACCGAAAACGGGAGTGGCAAGTTCGAGATGCCAGCCACGCTCGGTGCATTTGA
- the C11H17orf58 gene encoding UPF0450 protein C17orf58 homolog isoform X1, with product MTAQALWLLCLIIGWSPEAPVAERKAPPPHRKPGAQETPGPRAQPLPEFARRSRAADTGPRAWPDPRRRKPAPPADNRAGFRDAARAPAGLPGPRLVQAENRASPPEDAPRRARSRAPRPQASRAAGHAHPNRPRAAAQPSGTPQALPPGDAELETQSCARACSADADEHEAFCTSEFVAVNGIVHDVDVLGAGLRLVTLLVDPDGLYKLSRLYITPDGFFFRVHILALDSSNCHKPCPEFKPGSRYIVMGHIYHKRRQLPSALLQVLRGRLRPGDGLLRGSSSYVKRFNRKREWQVRDASHARCI from the exons ATGACAGCTCAAGCCCTCTGGCTTCTCTGTTTGATCATCGGATGGTCCCCCGAAGCCCCGGTGGCGGAAAGAAAAG ccccaccgccgcacCGAAAGCCAGGCGCCCAGGAGACGCCGGGGCCGCGCGCGCAGCCGCTGCCCGAGTTCGCGCGCCGGTCGCGAGCCGCGGACACTGGCCCGCGCGCCTGGCCCGACCCCCGGCGCCGGAAGCCCGCGCCGCCCGCTGACAACCGCGCCGGCTTCCGGGATGCGGCGCGCGCGCCCGCAGGGCTCCCCGGCCCGCGCCTCGTCCAGGCGGAGAACCGAGCGTCCCCGCCCGAGGACGCCCCGCGGCGCGCGCGCTCTCGGGCCCCGCGGCCCCAGGCCTCGCGCGCCGCCGGCCACGCCCACCCGAACCGGCCGCGCGCCGCCGCGCAGCCCTCCGGGACCCCGCAGGCGCTGCCGCCCGGGGACGCCGAGCTGGAGACCCAGTCCTGCGCGCGCGCCTGCAGCGCGGACGCGGACGAGCACGAGGCCTTCTGCACCAGCGAGTTTG TAGCCGTGAATGGAATCGTGCACGACGTGGACGTGCTGGGCGCGGGCCTGCGGCTGGTGACTCTACTGGTGGACCCCGACGGGCTGTACAAGTTGAGCCGCCTCTACATCACTCCCGACGGCTTTTTCTTCCGCGTGCACATACTAGCCCTGGACTCTTCCAATTGCCATAAGCCGTGTCCAGAATTTAAGCCTG GAAGCCGGTATATTGTGATGGGCCACATCTACCATAAGAGACGGCAGCTCCCTAGTGCTCTGCTCCAGGTCCTGAGAGGGCGCCTGCGTCCAGGAGACGGACTGCTCAGGGGTAGCAGCAGCTATGTCAAAAGATTTAACCGAAAACGGGAGTGGCAAGTTCGAGATGCCAGCCACGCTCGGTGCATTTGA